The genomic stretch GGCTTTGTTGCGCCGGGCGCACTCCATGACCATGCTGCCGGCCGCCACCAGAACCTCCTTGGTCGCAATGGCGACGTCGGTTCCCTGTTTCAGGGCGGCCAGGACCGGCTTCAACCCCGCCATTCCCACCATGGCACAGAGGACAAGATCGGCGTCCGGCAGTGCCGCCAAGGTTTCCACCCCGGACTCGCCGCTATACAGCCGGATATTCCGCGGGCTGTTTTGCCGGGTGGCTGCGGCCACGTCCGGATCGGCAATGGCCACATGCTTGATCTTGAATTCCGCCGATTGCTCCAGAAGCCGGCTGGCACTGGTATTTGAGGCGATCCCGATAATCTTGAGGCGGGAGGGAAGGGCCGCCGCCACGCGAATGGCATTTTCACCAATAGACCCGGTACTGCCCAGAATGACGATTTTCTTTTTCATGAGATCAGGTGACGTTACCAAACCAGCGCAGATAGAAATAGAGCGCCGGGGCCGCGAACAGCAGACTGTCGAGGACATCCAGAATCCCGCCCATGCCGGGTAAAACACATCCGGAATCCTTGAGCCCGGCGGAGCGCTTCAGCAGCGATTCCACCAGATCCCCGATCACCCCGATGGCCGCCAGGAAGGCGCCCAGGAAGAGAGCGTGCCCGAAGGTAATGGACAGGCGACCAAAGCCGGCCGTCGAAGTTTCCGGCGTCGGATTGTGCCATAGCCAGAAGAGAGTCAGGCTGGCGACGATGCCGGCGATGAATCCGCCGGCCAGCCCTTCCCAGGTCTTTCCGGGTGAGATGCGCGGGAACATTTTGTGGCGCCCGCAGGTGCTGCCCACGAGATAGGCCCCCACATCGGAGGCTTTGACCACGACGATGAGATAGAGGATCAGGGCCCGGGCGGTGGGGCTGAAGGGGGCATTCCAGGCCGTGGGCGTCCAGCGGAAGCACAGATGCAGCATGAACATCAGCATGAGGGGGATATACACCAGGCCGAGCATGGTGCAGGCAATGGTCGGGAGCGGTTGGGGATTTTCCTTCTGGGGAAATTGCCTGACGAAAATGATGAAGACAATCAGGGTGACCACCATGCCCGGTAATTCCCGCCAGGCCTCGGGCGCGGCGGCGCCGATGATCACGCTGACATTCAGGCTGACATAGGCGGAGGCCAGGATCGCCAGCCCGGCCACAATACCGATGTTTCTGAAGGCCGGGATGTTACTGTTCTTTTGGATATTATAAAATTCAAGCAGCGCCAGCACGGCCAGCGCCATGAGAATGACCACGCCCGCAATAGAGGGGAGCTTGAACAGGAGCAGGCCGCAGGAACCAAGGAGCAGGATCGCACTGAAAATCCGGCGAAGGAATGTCATACCAGCCCCCCATACCGACGGTGCCGCCGGGAATATTCTTCAACTGCCTTGACCATGTGCTCTTCCCGGAAATCCGGCCAGAGGGTGTCCGTGATATAGAGTTCGGAATAGGAAAGTTGCCAGAGCAGGAAATTGCTGATCCGCATTTCACCGCTCGTGCGGATCATCAGGTCGGGATCCGGGATATCCGGGGCATACAGGTTCGCGGCAATGGCGGCTTCGTCAATGGCGTCGGGATCAAGTTCGCCCGCTTTCACCTTGCGGGCCAGCGCCTGGGCGGCGTGCGCGATTTCCGTACGCCCCCCATAGCTCAGGGCCAACACCAGGGTGGCGTCCTTGTAATGTTCCGTGACGCGCATGGCCTCATTCAATTCGCGGCGGACCGATTTGGGCAGGTCGCTGAGCCGTCCGATAGCACGGAGCCGGACTTTATTCTCGTGCAGCTCGCGCACCTCGTTCCGGAGGAATTTCTTGAGCAGGTTCATCAAGGCTTCAATTTCCGGTTTGGGTCGGTTCCAGTTCTCCACGCTGAACGCATAGAGCGTGAGGTAGCGGATGCCCAGTTTCCGGCAGGCCCGGATGGCGACGCGGACCGATTCGGTGCCTTTTTCATGCCCCTTCGACCGGATCAGGCCACGCTGCTGGGCCCAGCGCCCGTTGCCATCCATGATGATGGCCACGTGCGTCGGGGTTTTCCCGGGTTCGGCGGGTGCTGGTGATGACGCAGTTGACATAAAGGTCAGATGGCGACGCGGAAGGTGCTATGCCGTTTGGGACTCACCGACAGGACGCCCATGGGGACGCCGCTGATATCACAGAGCGCCTGGACGTATTCCTTGGCCTTGACCGGAAGCTCATCGTACGATTTGATGCCGCTTGTGGGTGCCAGCCAGCCCGGGAATTCCTTGTAGACCGGCTTGCAGCGCTCGAGGGTGGAGATGCAGGCGGGAACGGTCTCATAGCGCTGGCCATCGCATTCATAGGCCACACAGATCTTGATCGTCTCCATCTCGTCCAGGACGTCGAGTTTGGTAATGGCCCAGTAATCCACGCCATTGACCATGGCGGAATACCGTGCGACCACGGCATCAAACCAGCCGCACCGGCGGGGACGCCCGGTGGTGGCCCCGAATTCACGACCCCGCTTACGGAGCCCTTCACCAACGTCATCCAGCAACTCCGTGGGGAAGGGGCCTTCACCCACACGGGTGGTGTAGGCCTTGATCACTCCCAACACCCGTTCCACCGCGCGCGGCGGCAGGCCGGTGCCGACGCAGGCGCCGCCACTGGTAGGGTTGGAGGAGGTCACAAACGGATAGGTGCCGAAATCGATGTCCAGCATCGTGCCCTGCGCGCCTTCGAAGAGGATCTCCTTTTTCGCCTTATAGGCCTCATTCAGGAGTTTGACCGTGTCGGTGATATAAGGGGCCAGGAAGGTGGCGGCGGCCCGTACTTCGGTCAACACCTTCTGGATATCGAGCGTGGGGGCGCCCAAGGCGGCCAGTTGCTCGTTTTTCTCAGCCAGCCGCTCGGTGAGCCGGACTTCCAGGTTCTTGTCCAGCAGGTCGCCCATCCGGATGCCCGAACGCGTCGCCTTGTCGGAATAAGCCGGGCCGATCCCGCGCTGGGTGGTGCCGATCTTGGAGCCGGCGGCGAGCCGGTTCTCACGGGCGGCATCCAGTGCCTTGTGGTAGGGAATCACCGCGTGGGCCCGGTCACTGACATGCAGCCGGCCGGCGGTCTTGATGCCACGCTTCTCAAGTTCCTGGATCTCGTGGACCAGGGCGGTGGGGTCAATGACGAGCCCGTTGCCGATGACGCAGGTTTTATCAGGATAGAGGATTCCCGAGGGGACCAGGTGCAGAACATACCGTTCGGCACCGATCTCAATGGTATGCCCCGCATTGCTGCCGCCCTGATAGCGGACGACCACATCGGCATCCAGACTTAAAAAATCGACAATCTTCCCTTTTCCCTCGTCACCCCACTGGGCTCCAATCAACAATGTATTCGGCATGCAGTCATCCTTTCAGTTCACGGCGAATGAAGGCGGAGGTATATCAAAAAGATATTGGGTCAGCAAGTAATGATCCGCGAATCTGTGTCCGATTTACGGGTTGGTAGGTACCCTTGTTTCGCTAAAAGAAAGAAGAATCGCTTTTTGTCGGATGCATTACTATCTTTGACCGATCCATGAAGGCTGACAAGCAGAACGA from bacterium encodes the following:
- a CDS encoding phosphatidate cytidylyltransferase, with the translated sequence MTFLRRIFSAILLLGSCGLLLFKLPSIAGVVILMALAVLALLEFYNIQKNSNIPAFRNIGIVAGLAILASAYVSLNVSVIIGAAAPEAWRELPGMVVTLIVFIIFVRQFPQKENPQPLPTIACTMLGLVYIPLMLMFMLHLCFRWTPTAWNAPFSPTARALILYLIVVVKASDVGAYLVGSTCGRHKMFPRISPGKTWEGLAGGFIAGIVASLTLFWLWHNPTPETSTAGFGRLSITFGHALFLGAFLAAIGVIGDLVESLLKRSAGLKDSGCVLPGMGGILDVLDSLLFAAPALYFYLRWFGNVT
- a CDS encoding isoprenyl transferase, which encodes MSTASSPAPAEPGKTPTHVAIIMDGNGRWAQQRGLIRSKGHEKGTESVRVAIRACRKLGIRYLTLYAFSVENWNRPKPEIEALMNLLKKFLRNEVRELHENKVRLRAIGRLSDLPKSVRRELNEAMRVTEHYKDATLVLALSYGGRTEIAHAAQALARKVKAGELDPDAIDEAAIAANLYAPDIPDPDLMIRTSGEMRISNFLLWQLSYSELYITDTLWPDFREEHMVKAVEEYSRRHRRYGGLV
- a CDS encoding adenylosuccinate synthase, which translates into the protein MPNTLLIGAQWGDEGKGKIVDFLSLDADVVVRYQGGSNAGHTIEIGAERYVLHLVPSGILYPDKTCVIGNGLVIDPTALVHEIQELEKRGIKTAGRLHVSDRAHAVIPYHKALDAARENRLAAGSKIGTTQRGIGPAYSDKATRSGIRMGDLLDKNLEVRLTERLAEKNEQLAALGAPTLDIQKVLTEVRAAATFLAPYITDTVKLLNEAYKAKKEILFEGAQGTMLDIDFGTYPFVTSSNPTSGGACVGTGLPPRAVERVLGVIKAYTTRVGEGPFPTELLDDVGEGLRKRGREFGATTGRPRRCGWFDAVVARYSAMVNGVDYWAITKLDVLDEMETIKICVAYECDGQRYETVPACISTLERCKPVYKEFPGWLAPTSGIKSYDELPVKAKEYVQALCDISGVPMGVLSVSPKRHSTFRVAI